ACACCCAAAGGCTCCCGGAAAAAGGATTGGGTTATTAGACTGCCATTTTTTCCAACATCAATTTAGACCGTTTGATCTTTTCGGGAATGGTAATGGGATAATCTCCGGTGAAGCACGCCGAACAGAAACTATTCATATCTGCACCCGTTGCTTTGAGCATTCCTTCCCAGCTTAAATAGGCTAAGGAATCTACCCCAATGTATGCGGCAATTTCATCAACAGATTTGGTGGCTGCAATCAGTTGATCTTGACTGTCTGTATCGAGTCCGTAGAAGCAAGGATGCGTTACGGGGGGAGAAGAAATTTTCATGTGGACTTCTTTTGCACCCGCATCGCGCAATGCTTTGACAATTTTGCTGCTGGTGGTTCCGCGCACGATGGAATCGTCGATAATAATAATCCGCTTGTCCGTGAGAACATCTTTCAGGGGATTGAGTTTCATGCGGATGCCGGACTCTCGCATATGTTGCGTGGGTTGAATAAAGGTACGACCCACATAGCGGTTTTTAATCAGTCCTTCGGCATAGGGGACGTGGGAGGTTTGAGAATATCCAATTGCTGCCGGAACTCCAGAGTCGGGAACGGCAATGACCATATCTGCATCGGTGGGAGATTCTTCGGCGAGGTATTGTCCCAAACGCAGGCGATAGCTGTAGAGGGTTTCGTCGTGAACGAGGCTATCGGGACGGGCAAAATAGATCATCTCGAAGACGCAAAGTTTGCGTTCGGGTTTTTTCGCCCAATGAAATGATGCCATCCCTTCTTCAGTAATCCAAACGAGTTCTCCGGGTTCGACATCTCGCAGGTATTCTGCGCCAATAATATCCAAGCCGCAGGTTTCCGAGGCGAGAACGTAGCGTTGGGGGTTACCGTCTAAAAGACCGATGGTTAGGGGACGAATGCCGTGGGGGTCGCGCACGCCCATGATTCCTTCTGGGGTTCCGATGACTAGGCTGTAAGCTCCTTCGCACAGTTGAAAGGCGCTAATTGCTGCTTCTAACCACCCTTTGCCATTCTCGACTTCCGAACCAATCGCGATCGCGATTGCCTCAGAATCGGTTGTGGTTTCAAAGGTACAATTACGCTGGCTCAATTCTTCGCGCAATTCGACAGTGTTGACTAAGTTTCCATTGTGAGCGAGTGCTAAAGAACCGAGGCGCGTTTTCACGACTGCGGGTTGAGCGTTGGAAACCAGACTAGATCCCGTGGTGGAGTATCGGGTGTGACCCACCGCAAGCTGTCCGGGCAAATGGTCTAAAGTGGATTCGTTAAAAATTTGAGCAACCAGACCCATGTCTTTGTGAAGATGGAGTTTGTCTCCCTCAAAGGTGGCAATTCCCGCCGATTCTTGTCCTCTATGCTGTAGAGCATACAAACCAAAATACGCTAACTTGGCAACATCCTCTTCTGGGGCATAAAGACCAAAGACTCCACAAGATTCTTCTGGCTTATCAAGACCATCTGGCGCGTAACCTCTATCCTCATTAGTTTGCTCGCCGAAGTAAAGGGATTCGTTAGGAATCATGGGTAATGGTTGTCTCCTGATAGTGGCAATAAATTCGGGCAATGGGAGGTTTATTGGGGGTGAGTCAATACTCCTTGGGACAAATCTGAGCTTAGTGCTGAATTTGAACTGGCTTGGTGTTGGTCAAATCCGCATTCCCAAAACTCTCAAGCTCGGTTCCTTATTCAGGGCGCGATCGTAAAGCTTCATGAACTTTGTTTAATCTTTTCTTAATAAACTATAACATTGCAGCAAGTCGATCGATTAGATTAACCTTCCTGCTGCTACCCAAAGAATTGGGAAACTGCAATGTTTCTCTGAGGTTTTAGATACTCAAACGTCGTTCAATGGCATTGAGCCAGCGATCGCGCGCTTCATATATCTTAACCTTGATTGCATCCACGCGATCGGGTGCGGATACCCGCAAGTCCGAATCCTTTGGAGTCACGTAGCCAATCCTTTGCCAACCCCCCTTTAATACCTCCTGCACATAGGATTCCCAATTTTTTTGCCGATCTTTCGATACCGACACAACAATCCGCCCCGTTGCTTCCCCAAACAGCACCTCATCCCAGCGCTGATGAGACTCCGGGAGTTTTATCTCCGCTCCCAATTTCCCTCCAATACAACACTCAGCCAGGGCAACTGCAAGCCCTCCTTCCGCGCAATCGTGCGCCGAACGCAACCACCCTTGACGAACGCCCTCGCGACAGGCCATTTGCACCGCCCATTCCCCCTCTAAATTCACCCTAGGGGGTTTTCCCGCAATAATACCGTGAATCCAAGCTAAATACTCCGAACCGCCTAGCGTGGGAAGATATTGCGCTTCCTGACTCCCCGAAAGGAGATAAATAACATCCCCCTCCTGCTGCCATCCCAGACCGCAAATCCGAGTGATATCCGGAATTAACCCCACCATTCCAATGACTGGCGTGGGATAAATTGCCTGGGGTTTTCCCTCGGAATCCAACGTTTCGTTATAGAGAGAAACATTCCCCCCCGTTACGGGCGTTTTCAACGCTTCGCAAGCTTCAGAAATCCCGCGACAGGCTTCTGCTAGCTGCCAGTATCCCACCGGATTCTCCGGGCTGCCAAAATTGAGGTTATCGGTAATGGCAATCGGTTCTGCGCCCACACAGCTCAAATTCCGAGCCGCTTCTGCCACCGCAGCCTTCGCCCCTTCGTAGGGGTCGAGGTAAACATAGCGAGAATTACAATCTGTCGTTGCAGCAACACCCCTTAAAGTTGTGGCATTTCCATTTTCTTCCGTTTGAGGTCGCGCGCGAATCACCGTTGCATCCGCCCCTCCTGGAAATACCACCGTGTTATTTTGCACTTGATGGTCGTATTGGCGATAAACCCACTGTTTCGAGGCGATAGTGGGGCTATCGAGCAATTTTAGGAGTAGTTCGTTCCACGTCTGCAACTTACCCTCAATCTTAATGCCTTCAACGGTACAAAGAGGCAAAGAATTGCTCGTCCACTCCCAAGCTTTTTGTGCGTATTCCGGCTGTTCGGCGAGCAATTCCCGGTGATAGATGGGGGTATTATCGGCGAGGGCGGTGGCGGGAACTTCGGCGGCAATTTCCCCTTTAAATAAGATACGCACGATGGATTCTTCTATCACTGTTCCCGCAACGACCGCTTGGAGTCCCCAACGGTGAAAAATCTCGATGAGTTCCTGTTCCCTGCCTTTGTGCGCCACAAACAGCATTCGTTCTTGGGATTCGGAAAGGAGGTATTCGTAGGGAACCATCCCGGTTTCGCGCACGGGAATTTTGTCTAAATCCAGTTCGACTCCCAATCCTCCTTTTGCTGCCATTTCCGAGGTGGAACAGGTAATCCCGGCTGCACCCATATCCTGGGCGGCGGCAACTGCCCCGGTTTTAAAGGCTTCCAGGCAGGCTTCAATTAGGGATTTTTCCAAAAACGGATCGCCTACTTGCACTGCGGGACGGTCGTCCATCGATTGGTCGGTCAGTTCTGCACTGGCGAAACTCGCGCCGCCCATGCCATCTCTCCCGGTGGTCGAACCGACATAAAGGACGGGATTCCCCACGCCAGATGCGCCGGAGGTGACGATTTCTGGGGTTTCCATCAGTCCCAATGCCATGACGTTGACGAGGGGATTTCCGGTATATGCCGGGTCGAAGTAGATTTCGCCGCCCACGGTGGGAACGCCGACGCAGTTGCCGTAGTGACTGATGCCTTCGACGACACCGTTGAAGATTCTGCGGGTTTTGGCATTTTCGAGGGAACCGAAGCGGAGGGAGTTTAAGATTGCCATCGGACGCGCCCCCATTGTGAAGATATCGCGCAGGATGCCGCCTACGCCTGTGGCTGCGCCTTGGAAGGGTTCAATGGCGGAAGGATGATTGTGGGACTCGACTTTGAAGGCGAGGCGCAAGCCGTCTCCGAGGTCTACTACGCCTGCGTTTTCCCCTGGTCCAATGAGGACGCGATCGCCTGTTGTGGGAAATTGTTTGAGGAGGGGACGGGAGTTTTTATAACAGCAGTGTTCCGACCACATCACCCCAAACATCCCCAATTCTGCTTTGTTGGGATGCCGACTGAGGCGTTGAACGATTTCTTCGTATTCTTCTGGTTTGATGCCTTCGGCAGCAATTTCTTCAGGAGAAAAAGGGGTAGACATGGCGATAGGACTGATGAGTGAGAAATACACAATTCATCATAGGGTAATTGCACGCGAGTCTTGAGGGGGAGGTGGGATTTCGTCGGATTGCACTGTTGTGTTTGTTGTTAGGGGCAGATCGATCGCGCGTCTTTAAATTTTATTTGTAAAGTTTGTTGTACTTTTATGACAAATACTTTAACATTTCTTTATATTTAGTGTTACCTAGGATTTTTGAGCCTAGTGAGGTTTTTTAATGACCGACCCCGACTATCTCGCGCGATTGACTCAAAGCGTATCGCACTGGAATGAATGGAGACAGCAAAATCCAGAGATCAGACCGGAATTGACCAGAGCCAATCTCAGTGCGTCTAATCTCACTCAAGTTAATCTTTTTCAAGCCGAACTGATTGAAGCGAATTTTACCGACGCGAGACTCATCCGCGCGGATTTGAGCAACTGCGACCTGATTCGGGCTAATCTTGATGGCGCGAAGCTGCGACACGCGACTCTAACGCGATCGAATCTCAGCCGTTCCTCTTTTGTTAATGCCGATCTCACGCGGGCTTTCCTTGATGGTGCTGACTTAACAAGGGTGAATTTTCATCTCGCTAATTTACAAGGGGCTAATCTTTGCAAAACTAACCTAATTGGAGCGAATTTGAGTCAAGCTAATCTGAATTGGGCGGATTTGGGTCAAGCGAATTTAACCGGAGCAAACCTCGATGAAGCGAATTTAACGGGGGCAAATATGGGTGAGGTCAATTTAACGGGTGCCAATTTAGTTCGAGCGAATTTAACGGGTGCCAATTTGGGGAAAGCCAATTTGACTAAAGTAGATTTAACAAACGCCAATTTGAACGGTGCGAATTTAAAAGGAGCTAATTTAATGGGGGCGGATTTGAGTCAAGCGGAATTGAATGGAACCAATTTGATTGAGGCGGATTTGGATGGGGTGATCTTGCGAAATTAAGGGATTGGGTGACAATTACCAATTACCAATTGGGGAGGCTGGGGAAGACGAGGAAGGATATGGAGATGCGGTGAGAGAATATTGCACTACACATTAGGGTTATAGGGTTAGGACATCTCACAAAGCTATAAGGGTTTTGGCTGAGAGCTGAGAGCTTACTACGATTCGTGGGATGCTCCCTTCCAAACTCCGTTACTTGGCAGTATTTTTTGTCGCTTTACGGGATAAAATTTGAAACGGCTCAAGGCGAGGCTGGCGGCTTTGACAACGTTTCTATCGACATCGCGCAAGGCTTGTTGTAAGGGAACGATCGCGCGATCCGATTCGATCTGTCCTAATGCTTTAACGGCTTCATAGCGAACGATTGCGGATGAGTCTCGACACAGTTTTCCTAATATTTGCAGGGTTCGTTCGAGTTCTCGTTTGACGAGGGGGGTTTTCGCAAGTTCTCCTAGGGTTGAGGCTATTTGGGCCCGTACTTGTTTGTCGCGATCGTGGATTGAGGCGTTTAATTGGAGAACAGAGGTGATATTTTGGAGTTTTGTTGTCAGCGCGCGATCCGGAAAGGATCTGCCAAAAGGCAGCACGCGCGGGGATAGCGGCTGTTCCTTCTGTTTTTCTAATACAACAGCTTTAGGTTCCGGGATTGCAGCGATTGTTTGAACAACAGGAGTCTCTTCTACTTTTTCCGGTGCGCGAGATGAATCGACGAGACTCTTTTCTTGAGAAATGAAAATCTCTTCTACACTTTCCGTTAGTTGCGAATCGACCGGACTCTCTTTTTGAAGAGTAGGAGTTTCTTCTTCAACTTCTGTGGCGTGCAACTGAGCAAGCATTTCCGTCGGAACCTCTAACTGTCGCGATTCAGTCGGTGCTTCGGGTTCTGAAGATTGAGGGACGGGTTGCATATTCGCGATCGCGCGTTCCAATTCTTGTTGCTTCCCCACTTGAATTAAAGCAATCTTCCCTTGTAACTCCGCCTCGTAGGACTGCCGAATTGCATTCTCTCTATTTTGCAATTGTTGCTCGTAATCCGTCTGTAACGAACGAATTGTGTCTTGTAGGCGAGCTTCGTGCGCTTTTTCCAATTCCGATCGCAATCGATCGAGATTAGACGCATTTTCTCGTGCTTTATCTGCAATTTTTTGCTGTAAGAGCCAAAACGTTACTCCCGCACCCACAATCAAACCGAGAATACCCCAAATAAAACCCATATCTCCCTTCCAAATCGCGATCTTTGATTCTTCGGGGTCAACAAGCGAATTGCCCCTTCAAACAACGGATTTTACCATTTTCCGCGATCGCGTCACACCGGCTGACATTTTCCCGCGCGGATTAAACCAACGCGACGAGCAATCGCCTCCTCCACAGAAGAAAAAGGTCCCCAGCGCGATGAGTCTGCATTATCCGAGT
This Lusitaniella coriacea LEGE 07157 DNA region includes the following protein-coding sequences:
- a CDS encoding sister chromatid cohesion protein PDS5 produces the protein MGFIWGILGLIVGAGVTFWLLQQKIADKARENASNLDRLRSELEKAHEARLQDTIRSLQTDYEQQLQNRENAIRQSYEAELQGKIALIQVGKQQELERAIANMQPVPQSSEPEAPTESRQLEVPTEMLAQLHATEVEEETPTLQKESPVDSQLTESVEEIFISQEKSLVDSSRAPEKVEETPVVQTIAAIPEPKAVVLEKQKEQPLSPRVLPFGRSFPDRALTTKLQNITSVLQLNASIHDRDKQVRAQIASTLGELAKTPLVKRELERTLQILGKLCRDSSAIVRYEAVKALGQIESDRAIVPLQQALRDVDRNVVKAASLALSRFKFYPVKRQKILPSNGVWKGASHES
- the purL gene encoding phosphoribosylformylglycinamidine synthase subunit PurL; amino-acid sequence: MSTPFSPEEIAAEGIKPEEYEEIVQRLSRHPNKAELGMFGVMWSEHCCYKNSRPLLKQFPTTGDRVLIGPGENAGVVDLGDGLRLAFKVESHNHPSAIEPFQGAATGVGGILRDIFTMGARPMAILNSLRFGSLENAKTRRIFNGVVEGISHYGNCVGVPTVGGEIYFDPAYTGNPLVNVMALGLMETPEIVTSGASGVGNPVLYVGSTTGRDGMGGASFASAELTDQSMDDRPAVQVGDPFLEKSLIEACLEAFKTGAVAAAQDMGAAGITCSTSEMAAKGGLGVELDLDKIPVRETGMVPYEYLLSESQERMLFVAHKGREQELIEIFHRWGLQAVVAGTVIEESIVRILFKGEIAAEVPATALADNTPIYHRELLAEQPEYAQKAWEWTSNSLPLCTVEGIKIEGKLQTWNELLLKLLDSPTIASKQWVYRQYDHQVQNNTVVFPGGADATVIRARPQTEENGNATTLRGVAATTDCNSRYVYLDPYEGAKAAVAEAARNLSCVGAEPIAITDNLNFGSPENPVGYWQLAEACRGISEACEALKTPVTGGNVSLYNETLDSEGKPQAIYPTPVIGMVGLIPDITRICGLGWQQEGDVIYLLSGSQEAQYLPTLGGSEYLAWIHGIIAGKPPRVNLEGEWAVQMACREGVRQGWLRSAHDCAEGGLAVALAECCIGGKLGAEIKLPESHQRWDEVLFGEATGRIVVSVSKDRQKNWESYVQEVLKGGWQRIGYVTPKDSDLRVSAPDRVDAIKVKIYEARDRWLNAIERRLSI
- the purF gene encoding amidophosphoribosyltransferase, with the translated sequence MIPNESLYFGEQTNEDRGYAPDGLDKPEESCGVFGLYAPEEDVAKLAYFGLYALQHRGQESAGIATFEGDKLHLHKDMGLVAQIFNESTLDHLPGQLAVGHTRYSTTGSSLVSNAQPAVVKTRLGSLALAHNGNLVNTVELREELSQRNCTFETTTDSEAIAIAIGSEVENGKGWLEAAISAFQLCEGAYSLVIGTPEGIMGVRDPHGIRPLTIGLLDGNPQRYVLASETCGLDIIGAEYLRDVEPGELVWITEEGMASFHWAKKPERKLCVFEMIYFARPDSLVHDETLYSYRLRLGQYLAEESPTDADMVIAVPDSGVPAAIGYSQTSHVPYAEGLIKNRYVGRTFIQPTQHMRESGIRMKLNPLKDVLTDKRIIIIDDSIVRGTTSSKIVKALRDAGAKEVHMKISSPPVTHPCFYGLDTDSQDQLIAATKSVDEIAAYIGVDSLAYLSWEGMLKATGADMNSFCSACFTGDYPITIPEKIKRSKLMLEKMAV
- a CDS encoding pentapeptide repeat-containing protein, whose amino-acid sequence is MTDPDYLARLTQSVSHWNEWRQQNPEIRPELTRANLSASNLTQVNLFQAELIEANFTDARLIRADLSNCDLIRANLDGAKLRHATLTRSNLSRSSFVNADLTRAFLDGADLTRVNFHLANLQGANLCKTNLIGANLSQANLNWADLGQANLTGANLDEANLTGANMGEVNLTGANLVRANLTGANLGKANLTKVDLTNANLNGANLKGANLMGADLSQAELNGTNLIEADLDGVILRN